The Nitrosomonas cryotolerans ATCC 49181 genome includes a window with the following:
- a CDS encoding N-6 DNA methylase encodes MFEQTFKNIDDVLWKEAGCTTELDYTEQTSWMLFLKYLDDLEQERAMNAELVGKAYEFIIDDAHRWSKWAAPKKADGSFDHDTALTGDDLIQYIDNELFPYLKGFKQRATSPDTIEYKIGEIFGEIKNKFQSGYSLRDALELMDALRFRSQKEKHELSHLYEAKIKNMGNAGRNGGEYYTPRPLIRAMVQVVKPKIGERIYDGAVGSAGFLCEAYDYLRHGVKGSELTTSELQTLQTKTFYGKEKKSLAYVIAIMNMILHGIDTPNIIHTNTLAENIADIQDKDRFDVVLANPPFGGKERAEVQQNFPIKTGETAFLFLQHFIKHLKAGGRGAVVIKNTFLSNSDNASKALRKELLESCHLHTVLDCPGGTFLGAGVKTVVLFFEKGAPTRKVWYYQLDPGRNMGKTNSLNDNDLKEFVELQASFAESEKSWSVDVTDIDQENFDLSVKNPNTPEATPLREPEDIIAEIVALDAESADILGNIRGML; translated from the coding sequence ATGTTCGAACAAACCTTCAAAAACATTGATGATGTTCTCTGGAAAGAGGCGGGCTGCACCACGGAGCTCGATTACACCGAGCAAACATCATGGATGTTGTTTCTCAAATATCTTGATGATCTGGAACAAGAACGGGCCATGAATGCCGAGCTGGTCGGTAAAGCATATGAATTCATTATTGATGATGCACACCGTTGGTCAAAATGGGCAGCGCCAAAGAAAGCAGATGGATCGTTCGATCATGACACGGCGCTAACCGGCGATGATTTGATTCAATATATCGACAATGAACTTTTTCCCTACTTAAAAGGTTTTAAACAACGCGCGACCAGCCCCGATACCATCGAATATAAAATCGGTGAAATATTTGGCGAAATAAAGAACAAGTTTCAAAGCGGCTATAGTCTCCGCGATGCCTTGGAACTGATGGACGCTTTACGCTTTCGCTCGCAGAAGGAAAAGCATGAGCTCTCCCATTTGTACGAAGCCAAAATCAAAAACATGGGCAATGCGGGTCGTAATGGCGGGGAATATTACACGCCGCGCCCACTCATCCGCGCCATGGTTCAAGTGGTCAAACCCAAAATAGGTGAGCGCATTTATGATGGGGCGGTCGGTTCGGCGGGCTTCTTGTGCGAAGCTTATGATTATCTGCGCCACGGGGTAAAAGGCAGCGAACTAACCACTAGCGAGCTGCAAACGCTGCAAACCAAGACTTTCTACGGCAAGGAGAAGAAAAGCCTCGCCTATGTGATTGCGATTATGAACATGATCCTGCATGGGATCGACACGCCAAACATTATTCATACCAATACACTGGCGGAAAATATCGCCGATATTCAGGACAAAGACCGTTTTGATGTTGTCCTCGCGAATCCCCCTTTCGGCGGCAAAGAGCGCGCAGAAGTGCAACAAAATTTCCCGATTAAAACCGGGGAGACCGCGTTTTTATTCCTTCAGCATTTCATTAAACACCTTAAAGCCGGTGGACGCGGCGCGGTGGTTATTAAAAACACGTTCCTGTCGAACTCTGACAATGCTTCCAAAGCCTTGCGCAAGGAATTGCTGGAAAGTTGTCATCTGCATACGGTGCTGGATTGCCCCGGCGGCACGTTCCTTGGCGCGGGGGTGAAAACTGTGGTGCTGTTTTTTGAAAAGGGTGCACCCACGCGCAAGGTCTGGTATTACCAACTCGATCCCGGTCGTAATATGGGCAAGACCAATTCCCTCAATGATAATGACCTGAAGGAATTTGTTGAACTACAAGCGAGCTTCGCCGAGTCCGAGAAATCATGGTCGGTTGATGTCACGGATATTGATCAGGAGAATTTTGATTTGTCGGTGAAGAACCCCAACACACCGGAAGCCACACCACTGCGTGAGCCGGAAGATATCATTGCCGAGATTGTTGCGCTTGATGCGGAAAGTGCCGATATCCTTGGAAATATTCGAGGTATGCTGTGA
- a CDS encoding protease complex subunit PrcB family protein — MTISTVTVAQEVPNIFSHTVLKPPFSFKSEEPWSQIIRTQKEWEMSLELLEESEAFTVIPALLPQIDFETFQLVAGGIGFRPSGGYRVSVSEVIELDDVIHIEVFVVSPGKNCIVTTQVTYPFTAILIRKTNKPIQFSSSQLTDECLL; from the coding sequence ATGACAATAAGCACAGTTACGGTGGCTCAAGAAGTGCCTAATATTTTCTCTCACACAGTATTAAAGCCGCCTTTTAGCTTCAAGAGTGAAGAGCCTTGGAGTCAGATTATTCGCACCCAAAAAGAATGGGAGATGTCCCTTGAATTACTAGAAGAAAGTGAAGCTTTCACCGTGATACCTGCCTTACTTCCACAAATTGACTTTGAAACTTTTCAGTTGGTTGCGGGTGGAATCGGATTTAGGCCAAGCGGTGGGTATCGTGTTTCAGTCAGTGAAGTAATTGAACTGGACGACGTTATACATATTGAGGTTTTTGTTGTCAGCCCTGGTAAAAACTGTATTGTCACTACGCAGGTTACTTACCCTTTTACCGCTATTTTGATTAGAAAAACCAATAAGCCAATTCAGTTTTCTTCTTCTCAGCTTACGGATGAATGCCTCTTATAG
- a CDS encoding PA4780 family RIO1-like protein kinase — protein MKIPKRIEPLVEEGLIDAVLCQLMSGKEAMIYMVRSGKNMRCAKVYKESNKRNFHQSIDYTEGRKVKNSRRVRAMERGSRYGRKAQEEAWQSTEVDMLCRLAAVGVRVPRFYNFFEGVLLMELITDGQGNIAPRLNDVKLTAEQARTYYHQLIDQVVRMLCAGVIHGDLSKYNVLLGRDGPVLMDFPQAVNAVSHHNAHNLLKRDVDNLTAYFSQFAPELADTDYGAEIWSYYKRGKLHPGVDLTGHIEHSDKPVNIDRILQMINAVLKKQAAWQRYKEERWTSPYSQC, from the coding sequence ATGAAAATACCGAAGAGAATTGAGCCGTTGGTTGAAGAAGGTCTTATTGATGCCGTGCTTTGTCAATTGATGAGTGGTAAGGAAGCCATGATTTACATGGTACGCAGTGGAAAAAATATGCGTTGTGCCAAGGTTTATAAGGAAAGCAATAAACGCAATTTTCACCAAAGCATTGATTATACGGAAGGACGAAAAGTAAAAAACAGTCGCCGTGTCCGCGCTATGGAGCGGGGCAGTCGATATGGCCGTAAAGCGCAGGAAGAAGCCTGGCAGAGTACAGAAGTCGACATGCTTTGTCGTCTGGCTGCTGTTGGTGTCCGGGTGCCGCGTTTCTATAATTTCTTTGAGGGCGTGCTATTAATGGAACTCATTACGGACGGTCAAGGCAACATTGCCCCGCGACTCAATGACGTCAAATTAACCGCAGAGCAGGCCCGCACGTACTATCATCAACTAATCGATCAGGTGGTCCGGATGCTTTGCGCCGGAGTGATACACGGTGATTTATCCAAATATAACGTGCTGCTCGGTCGTGATGGGCCCGTTCTGATGGATTTTCCTCAGGCTGTGAATGCCGTCAGCCACCATAATGCGCACAATTTGCTGAAACGCGATGTCGATAACCTGACGGCTTACTTTAGTCAGTTTGCGCCAGAGTTGGCCGATACGGATTACGGCGCAGAAATCTGGTCGTATTATAAACGGGGTAAATTACATCCCGGAGTTGATTTGACTGGCCATATTGAGCATTCGGACAAGCCGGTTAATATAGATCGTATTTTGCAAATGATTAATGCAGTACTAAAAAAACAAGCGGCCTGGCAGCGTTATAAGGAGGAAAGATGGACGAGTCCCTATTCTCAATGCTAA
- a CDS encoding HD-GYP domain-containing protein: MPYQKKENLFPHQDTLAKLHESLPLSDKLRFLHQIIREDFSFIHRLAIALFDEKTNTLKTYTHSTYGDGNPIAAYEVSLDTAPSLRTIMQHRRPRLVQDLDIFAQGTHEHTQRIAAEGYQASYTMPLYQSGHFLGFLFFNSLQPHPFEPKTLRRIDIYGHLIALMTINELTAIRTLLSAVRAARSMTHYRDVETGSHIDRIAYYARIIARELAPSYHISDAQIEHIFLFSPLHDIGKIAIPDSILRKPGKLNEAEFAIMKTHPAKGREIIDSILEDFSLSTLDYVSIMRNIAEYHHEAIDGSGYPKGLKGDEIPIEARISAVADVFDALTSRRSYKATWSNDDATAMLRQLAGTKLDHDCVEALLKNISKVLEIQQRFRDEAPI, from the coding sequence GTGCCATATCAAAAAAAAGAAAACCTATTCCCACATCAGGATACACTGGCTAAACTGCATGAGAGTTTACCGTTATCGGATAAGTTACGTTTCCTGCACCAAATCATCCGCGAGGATTTTTCCTTTATTCATCGCTTGGCTATTGCGCTTTTTGACGAAAAAACCAATACACTCAAAACCTATACACACAGCACCTATGGTGATGGTAATCCAATCGCCGCATATGAAGTATCGCTGGACACAGCGCCATCATTGCGCACTATCATGCAACACCGGCGCCCACGTCTGGTACAGGATCTGGATATTTTCGCCCAGGGTACTCATGAACATACCCAGCGCATAGCAGCCGAAGGTTATCAGGCCAGCTATACCATGCCGCTCTATCAAAGCGGGCACTTTCTCGGTTTCTTATTCTTTAATTCTCTCCAGCCCCACCCATTTGAGCCAAAAACACTCCGTCGGATCGATATTTATGGCCACCTGATTGCATTAATGACCATCAATGAGTTAACGGCTATTCGCACGTTACTGTCAGCAGTACGAGCAGCGCGCAGCATGACCCATTATCGAGATGTAGAAACCGGGTCACATATCGACCGTATTGCCTACTATGCCCGTATCATCGCCCGAGAATTAGCACCCAGTTACCATATCAGTGACGCACAAATTGAGCACATCTTTCTGTTCTCTCCACTGCACGATATCGGCAAGATTGCAATTCCGGATAGCATTCTGCGCAAGCCAGGCAAGCTGAACGAAGCCGAATTCGCCATCATGAAGACTCACCCGGCGAAAGGACGTGAAATCATTGATAGCATACTTGAAGATTTTAGTCTGAGTACTTTGGATTATGTCAGCATCATGCGTAATATAGCCGAATACCATCATGAAGCGATTGATGGCAGCGGCTATCCCAAGGGACTGAAAGGGGATGAGATTCCTATTGAAGCACGCATCAGTGCCGTGGCCGATGTCTTTGACGCGCTCACCTCGCGTCGTTCTTATAAAGCAACCTGGAGTAATGATGATGCCACCGCCATGCTGCGACAGCTGGCCGGCACCAAACTGGATCATGACTGCGTCGAAGCCTTACTCAAAAATATCAGCAAAGTGCTGGAGATTCAGCAACGCTTTCGTGATGAGGCGCCCATCTAA
- a CDS encoding dicarboxylate/amino acid:cation symporter: MKKISLNTQILSGTLLGILFGLGLATLGEDSAITQNSLYAAQLVGTLFIDLLRMVLIPLVFTSIAVGVANLRSHRQMSRVWQGTLGFFTLTMLVAILLGLTAANLFQPGAELQLTLFQDAMRDFQTTQMSLRDFFAHFLHSLFQNPIAALAQGNVLAVVVFALLLGIALVIGGERYRNILILLQEFLELMLMLVGWIMRLAPLGIMALLLQLVVTQDASLLTTLIKFVAVVIGATLLHGLVVLPLILYLVTGMTPLKFWRGAREALITAFATSSSAATLPVTLRCAEQHLHVKRDIAGFVIPLGTTMNMDGTALYEAIAALFIANIVGIELGLTQQLIVFLTAMLAAMGAPGIPSAGMVTMVLVLQAVGLPAEAIAILLPIDRILDTVRTMVNVEGDIVGSLVVQKWVTKSTSSD; this comes from the coding sequence GTGAAAAAAATATCACTTAATACACAAATTCTATCGGGTACGTTACTGGGAATTCTGTTTGGCCTGGGACTTGCCACGCTGGGTGAAGATTCGGCCATAACACAAAACAGCTTATATGCCGCACAACTGGTGGGCACGCTGTTTATTGACCTATTGCGCATGGTACTGATCCCATTGGTCTTCACTTCCATTGCCGTGGGTGTAGCTAATTTGCGTTCGCATCGGCAGATGAGTCGGGTATGGCAGGGAACATTGGGCTTTTTTACTTTGACGATGCTGGTTGCAATTTTGTTGGGACTGACTGCTGCAAATCTATTTCAGCCTGGTGCGGAATTGCAATTGACATTGTTTCAGGATGCAATGCGGGATTTTCAGACAACGCAAATGTCGTTGCGTGACTTTTTCGCCCATTTTTTACATTCGTTATTCCAGAATCCAATTGCAGCACTGGCTCAGGGCAATGTACTGGCGGTCGTTGTATTCGCCTTATTGTTGGGAATTGCGCTGGTAATCGGTGGTGAACGCTATCGGAATATTCTGATACTGTTACAAGAATTTCTGGAACTGATGCTGATGCTGGTAGGCTGGATCATGCGGCTAGCACCATTGGGGATTATGGCATTATTACTGCAACTGGTGGTCACGCAAGATGCCAGTCTGTTAACAACGTTGATCAAATTTGTGGCTGTGGTGATCGGCGCAACGCTGCTACACGGCTTGGTCGTTCTGCCGTTGATACTTTATCTTGTCACCGGGATGACGCCACTCAAATTCTGGCGCGGTGCGCGTGAAGCCTTAATTACCGCCTTTGCTACCAGCTCCAGTGCAGCTACTTTACCCGTCACATTGCGTTGCGCCGAACAACATCTTCATGTCAAACGTGATATTGCCGGTTTTGTTATTCCACTGGGTACAACCATGAATATGGATGGCACGGCGTTATACGAAGCTATTGCAGCCTTATTTATCGCCAATATTGTAGGAATTGAGCTCGGCCTGACGCAACAATTGATCGTTTTTCTTACCGCTATGCTGGCTGCAATGGGTGCTCCGGGCATACCCAGTGCGGGTATGGTGACGATGGTGCTGGTATTGCAGGCGGTTGGCCTACCTGCTGAAGCAATTGCTATTTTATTGCCGATTGACCGCATACTGGATACCGTGCGGACGATGGTTAATGTGGAAGGAGATATCGTGGGTAGCCTGGTAGTGCAGAAATGGGTAACGAAATCGACTTCAAGCGATTGA
- a CDS encoding zinc ribbon domain-containing protein has protein sequence MRSCGYERWYPSSKCCPGCKHTVNKMPLNVREWTCPECGSIHDRDINAARNVLAAGLAVSALGESVSPVCI, from the coding sequence GTGAGATCTTGTGGGTATGAGCGGTGGTATCCAAGCAGCAAATGCTGTCCAGGATGTAAGCATACGGTAAACAAGATGCCTTTGAATGTGCGCGAATGGACCTGTCCGGAATGCGGATCAATCCATGATCGAGACATCAACGCAGCGCGTAATGTTTTGGCCGCTGGACTGGCGGTGTCAGCCCTTGGAGAATCTGTAAGTCCTGTTTGCATTTAG